A stretch of the Bacillus solimangrovi genome encodes the following:
- a CDS encoding carbohydrate-binding protein, with the protein DMYAGHTWASGHAKFFDGNNNESSSEAMNAWAGIILWGEATDNKELRDLGIYLFTTEMNAINEYWFDVTGENHDPGFTRETASMVWGGKTVGDAVWWTNNPEEIHGINWLPITGASLYLTQYPDYTKRNYDALVSENGGENWDAWEDIIWMYRAIENPEDAIRQFNARENAFVPEGGNSKANTYHWIHNLNALGNADPTITADYPIHAVFTKDNVKTYVVYNMTNSVKTVTFSDGVKVTVQPHEYSVSNGSSDPIEQPTEEPNENPNGQSGFDAFEKIEAEQYTSMSGVQTEQTSDVGGGLNVGYLDNEDYLVFNDVDFGSGATEVAARIASQTAGGTIELRLDGKDGQLIGTVDLTNTGGWQEWETKTATISNTTGIHDLYVVFKGETQEGIGNLNWLKFVQNEISEPIEEPIEEPNEQPNEQPTINAFDKIEAEQYTAMSGIETEATTDVGGGLNVGWIDNEDYLVFNDVDFGSGATEVAARVASQTAGGAMELRLDSKNGQLIGTVDITNTGGWQNWATNTAAISNATGIHDLYVVFKGETQQGIGNLNWLSFSKESTNEQPEQPNTEQPTDPTIDEPTNDNQNSMIEADDYTVEIVKDDSTNVTFIFNPAQVPASFVDLHYKVNDGGQQNVRATKNGEKWEYTVKGVKEGDSIDFFYTYAKGQLAYDSQWYEYTK; encoded by the coding sequence TTGATATGTATGCGGGTCATACGTGGGCATCTGGTCATGCAAAATTCTTTGATGGTAATAACAATGAATCATCATCTGAAGCGATGAATGCATGGGCTGGTATCATTCTATGGGGTGAAGCTACAGACAATAAGGAGCTCCGTGATCTAGGCATCTATTTGTTTACAACTGAAATGAATGCGATTAATGAATATTGGTTTGATGTAACAGGTGAAAATCACGACCCAGGTTTTACACGTGAGACAGCAAGTATGGTTTGGGGTGGAAAAACAGTTGGTGATGCAGTATGGTGGACGAATAACCCAGAAGAGATTCATGGGATTAACTGGTTACCAATTACAGGTGCATCACTTTACTTAACACAATATCCAGACTATACGAAACGTAATTATGACGCGTTAGTATCTGAAAATGGTGGCGAGAATTGGGATGCTTGGGAAGATATCATTTGGATGTACCGAGCAATCGAGAATCCTGAAGATGCGATCAGGCAGTTTAATGCAAGAGAAAATGCATTTGTCCCTGAAGGTGGAAACTCGAAGGCTAACACGTATCATTGGATTCACAATTTGAACGCATTAGGAAATGCTGATCCTACAATCACAGCGGATTATCCAATACATGCAGTCTTTACGAAAGACAACGTGAAAACGTATGTTGTCTACAACATGACGAATTCAGTGAAAACTGTCACATTCTCTGATGGTGTGAAAGTAACGGTTCAACCACATGAATATAGTGTTAGTAACGGTTCAAGCGATCCAATTGAACAACCTACAGAAGAACCGAACGAGAATCCTAATGGTCAATCAGGATTTGATGCTTTTGAAAAGATCGAAGCAGAACAATATACATCTATGAGTGGTGTTCAAACAGAACAAACGAGTGATGTTGGTGGCGGTTTAAATGTAGGTTATCTTGATAATGAAGATTACTTAGTCTTTAATGATGTTGATTTTGGTAGTGGGGCAACAGAAGTAGCAGCAAGAATCGCTAGCCAAACAGCAGGTGGAACAATTGAGCTAAGACTTGATGGTAAGGACGGACAATTAATTGGTACTGTCGACCTTACAAATACAGGTGGCTGGCAAGAGTGGGAAACAAAAACAGCAACTATCTCAAATACAACAGGCATCCATGACCTATACGTCGTCTTCAAAGGTGAAACGCAAGAGGGAATTGGGAATTTGAATTGGTTGAAATTCGTTCAGAACGAAATATCAGAACCTATTGAAGAACCTATTGAAGAACCGAACGAACAACCTAATGAACAACCAACTATCAATGCGTTTGACAAAATCGAAGCAGAGCAATATACAGCTATGAGTGGCATTGAAACAGAAGCAACGACTGATGTTGGTGGTGGTCTAAACGTAGGCTGGATTGATAATGAAGATTACTTAGTCTTTAACGATGTTGATTTTGGAAGTGGAGCAACAGAAGTAGCAGCAAGAGTCGCTAGCCAAACAGCAGGCGGAGCAATGGAGTTAAGACTTGACAGTAAGAACGGACAATTAATCGGTACTGTTGATATCACGAATACAGGCGGATGGCAAAATTGGGCGACAAATACAGCTGCAATTTCAAACGCAACAGGTATTCATGATTTGTATGTTGTCTTCAAAGGTGAAACACAACAAGGTATTGGAAACTTGAATTGGTTAAGCTTCTCGAAAGAATCAACGAATGAACAACCTGAACAACCAAATACAGAACAACCGACAGATCCAACGATTGATGAACCAACAAATGATAATCAGAACAGTATGATTGAAGCGGATGATTATACAGTTGAGATCGTGAAGGATGATTCAACGAACGTTACGTTTATTTTCAACCCAGCACAAGTACCAGCTTCATTTGTAGACCTACATTACAAAGTAAATGATGGTGGTCAACAAAATGTTAGAGCAACGAAGAACGGTGAGAAATGGGAGTATACTGTAAAAGGGGTTAAAGAAGGGGATTCAATTGACTTCTTCTACACGTATGCAAAAGGACAATTAGCATACGATTCTCAGTGGTATGAGTATACGAAATAA
- a CDS encoding MFS transporter — MLAKEQDSFESYIDSPEQLQALYRRVLFVVSLSQIFGGAGLAAGVTVGALLAQQMLGTDAYAGIPVALITFGSAGSAFIVGKLSQQYGRRTGLSTGFIVGGLGAIGVVIAAMMNSVILLFASLLFYGAGTATNLQARYAGTDLANSKQRATAISTTMVMTTFGAVAGPNLVEIMGEFALLIGIPQLAGPFILSAAAFTLAGLVLFIMLRPDPLEIANKIAAYEQEDGRRKNRDSVHKTMNKRGLAVGATVMVLTQIVMVAIMTMTPVHMKNHGHGLAEVGLVIGFHIGAMYLPSLITGILVDKIGRTAMSIASGITLLLAGLLAAFAPTDSMVLLIIALSLLGLGWNFGLISGTAQIVDSTEPSTRAKTQGSLDVLIALAGASGGALSGMVVANSSYVTLSLSGGLLSLILIPVVIWARRGREK; from the coding sequence GTGCTCGCTAAAGAACAAGACTCATTCGAGAGTTACATCGATTCACCAGAACAGTTACAAGCCTTATATAGACGAGTGTTGTTCGTTGTGAGCTTATCACAAATATTTGGTGGAGCAGGACTTGCAGCAGGAGTTACCGTAGGGGCTCTATTGGCTCAACAAATGCTCGGAACTGATGCTTATGCAGGAATTCCAGTAGCATTAATTACGTTTGGGTCAGCAGGATCTGCTTTTATCGTAGGTAAGCTTTCACAACAATATGGACGTCGGACAGGGTTATCGACAGGATTTATCGTAGGTGGACTCGGAGCTATTGGAGTTGTCATCGCTGCGATGATGAATAGTGTGATTCTTTTATTTGCTTCCCTCTTATTTTATGGAGCAGGAACTGCAACAAACCTACAAGCTCGTTATGCTGGGACTGATTTAGCAAATAGTAAACAGCGCGCAACAGCTATTAGTACGACAATGGTTATGACAACTTTCGGTGCTGTTGCAGGTCCAAATTTAGTAGAAATCATGGGGGAATTTGCTCTATTAATTGGTATTCCACAACTTGCAGGTCCATTTATTTTATCAGCTGCAGCATTTACTTTAGCAGGGCTTGTACTCTTCATTATGCTACGCCCCGATCCATTAGAGATTGCAAACAAGATAGCTGCTTATGAACAAGAAGATGGTCGCAGAAAAAATAGAGATTCTGTTCATAAAACAATGAATAAAAGAGGTCTTGCAGTCGGTGCAACAGTTATGGTTCTAACTCAGATTGTCATGGTTGCCATTATGACAATGACACCCGTGCATATGAAAAACCATGGTCACGGTTTAGCTGAAGTAGGCTTAGTTATCGGATTTCATATTGGTGCGATGTATCTGCCTTCACTAATAACAGGGATTCTCGTTGATAAAATTGGTCGAACAGCAATGAGCATAGCATCAGGTATTACATTGTTACTGGCTGGCTTATTAGCAGCATTCGCACCAACTGATTCAATGGTTCTATTAATAATCGCTCTTTCCTTACTTGGATTAGGATGGAACTTCGGATTAATAAGTGGTACTGCTCAAATCGTTGATTCTACTGAGCCATCAACACGTGCGAAAACTCAAGGATCACTGGATGTTCTGATTGCATTAGCAGGAGCTTCTGGTGGTGCACTTTCAGGAATGGTAGTAGCAAATTCAAGTTACGTTACATTATCTTTGAGCGGAGGACTACTATCCTTAATTCTTATACCTGTTGTCATTTGGGCTCGTCGAGGTAGAGAAAAATAA
- a CDS encoding ArsR/SmtB family transcription factor, protein MVNERNLKDLLYQEYARLGKSLSSPKRLEILDLLSQGPKSVDALSKSTTMSVANVSQHLKTLLNSRLVKYKKEGNYVIYELADEIISDFLNSMHALAEKQYMQVQQIKEEFLNNQLGIEGITLSELKDRMNKGEVLLLDVRPKEEYEKAHIPGAVSLPIEELEDKLSSLPTDCNVVAYCRGPYCLMSAKAVETLKAKGINAFRLEDGVKEWQQLMK, encoded by the coding sequence ATGGTTAATGAACGAAATTTAAAGGATTTATTATATCAAGAGTACGCAAGATTAGGGAAAAGCTTATCGAGCCCTAAACGATTAGAAATTCTTGACCTTCTATCACAAGGTCCTAAAAGTGTTGATGCTTTATCCAAAAGTACAACAATGTCAGTTGCTAATGTATCTCAACACTTGAAAACGCTATTAAATTCAAGGTTAGTTAAGTATAAAAAAGAAGGTAACTACGTCATTTATGAACTAGCTGATGAAATCATTTCTGATTTTTTGAACTCGATGCATGCATTAGCAGAAAAGCAATATATGCAAGTCCAACAAATAAAAGAAGAGTTTTTAAATAACCAACTTGGCATAGAGGGAATAACTCTTTCAGAACTTAAAGATCGAATGAATAAAGGTGAGGTTTTACTGTTGGATGTAAGACCGAAAGAAGAATATGAAAAGGCACATATTCCTGGTGCTGTTTCTCTTCCTATAGAAGAATTGGAAGACAAACTTTCATCTTTGCCAACCGATTGTAATGTAGTTGCTTATTGCAGAGGACCTTATTGTTTAATGTCAGCAAAAGCAGTTGAAACTCTAAAGGCAAAAGGTATTAATGCATTTCGATTGGAAGATGGTGTTAAAGAATGGCAACAATTAATGAAATAA
- a CDS encoding metal-dependent hydrolase translates to MDIFTIIAEFGYHGAIGAFVAYLISMNKELSRSKRVLLLFFGFSAALSPDIPLLVSGQLYQLGHSFLIVPSLSLLIAIIAKLFFRSQLTLGFLWFAMFSSVLFGHLAMDFFDNGLALFYPIFTEDVVGLNIFTGHDAIIIIPFTLLVSLLTFKKMSKKTALNIVIMGIVVFASYAGLMSFSKFQVQNELIEEFPNAEITIEPISVTPFQDEQWSYEVRDGNLIVEGRASLFEKCELKRNVITHSNINHLLKEINLNNDIYYITTNYVFIENGHYDVIDFDDVEFERMYVYKLNQKTQNLEEVSEEKKEEILNNNMNSKM, encoded by the coding sequence ATGGATATTTTTACTATAATTGCAGAATTTGGTTATCACGGGGCGATAGGAGCATTTGTAGCCTATTTAATTAGTATGAATAAAGAACTCTCACGAAGTAAAAGGGTGTTGTTATTATTTTTTGGATTTTCAGCAGCGTTAAGTCCTGATATACCACTATTAGTATCAGGGCAACTTTACCAACTGGGGCATTCCTTTTTGATAGTGCCTAGTTTAAGTTTATTAATAGCTATAATTGCAAAACTCTTTTTCCGTTCTCAATTAACATTAGGTTTTCTGTGGTTTGCAATGTTTTCATCAGTATTATTCGGACATCTAGCAATGGACTTTTTTGATAATGGATTAGCTTTGTTCTATCCAATTTTTACAGAAGATGTTGTTGGACTAAATATTTTTACTGGACACGACGCTATTATTATTATTCCTTTTACACTGCTAGTATCGCTATTAACATTTAAGAAAATGAGCAAGAAAACGGCGTTAAACATCGTGATAATGGGAATTGTTGTATTTGCTTCTTATGCTGGTCTTATGAGTTTCTCAAAATTTCAAGTACAGAATGAATTAATAGAGGAATTCCCAAATGCCGAAATTACAATTGAACCGATAAGTGTTACCCCATTCCAAGATGAACAGTGGAGTTATGAAGTAAGAGATGGAAACCTTATTGTAGAGGGAAGAGCATCGTTGTTTGAAAAATGTGAATTGAAGCGAAATGTGATTACTCATAGTAATATAAATCACTTATTAAAGGAAATTAACCTTAATAATGATATTTATTATATAACGACTAATTACGTGTTCATTGAAAACGGACATTATGATGTTATTGATTTTGATGATGTAGAGTTTGAACGAATGTATGTCTATAAACTAAATCAAAAAACACAGAATTTAGAAGAAGTGTCAGAAGAGAAAAAAGAAGAAATTCTGAATAACAATATGAACTCAAAAATGTAA